Below is a genomic region from Escherichia ruysiae.
TCTAAAACGCGTTCTAACGAGATTTTGATAAAAGCAATACATTCCCTTATCTAATGGCTGTTTAGCTCGCCAGAGGCTTATTTAAGGGGCTTATTTTGTATTTGTTAGGTATATGAAAAGGTAATGGTAGATATAAGATAGAGAGTCACTTTATAAAACGCTCTGTAAAGCCCTGTAGTGAGTTTATTATGTGTAGGCAATGCGTTTCCATTCCCTACCCTGCTTAATGCTGTTAGAGAAGCATTTAGACCCCTTATTTTTAATTAATTAAAATATCCTCTATACATTCCTGTTATGAAACACCTCTGAATCCTTCATAAAACACATTATGACGCAAAGAACACTTTTCTAAGGTGATTCCCTTCCTGAACTCTGTTTCTTGCGTCAAAGAGCTACACAGAGCTTATAAAGCTATTATTAATAATAAAGTAGATAAAGTAAGATAAGTAAGAAGATTAACTAAGATAGATAAGATTAATAAGATCAGAATTCTCTTTCGGTGTCGCCTCTGGCTTTTCCACCGAAAACAATTACACGACTACAGAATGCAAGGAAGTGGAATTGTATTGAGGCTTAGTGAAATTACACGAGGAAAGCAGAGTGTAATTGAGCTTTAGCCGCTCTCTCTTCGAGTAATTACACAACTACAGAGAATAACAGAGTTATTAAATGTAGGAGGGTAATTAAGAGTTAGAGAGAGTTAACACATAAGCAATCAGTATGATTGGTTAGGTGATTACTCTTCTGCGCACAGCGCAATAGTATTTCTTCGTGGGCGTTATCGCCAACGATAGTTACACGAAGAAAGTAACGCTTTGCTTTCGGTGTGAGCGGAACGGGCCAGCCACGAAGCCCGAAAGGTAGCGGAGTAAGGCTGCTTGCCAGAGAGTGAAGCTAACGCCGGAAGGCAAAAAGATCATATATATAGATATAAAGAATATTATTATTATGATCTAATTAATAATCTAATATAGTTTTATTAATAGTCTTATTGTAGTTCACAGTGACCTACCCCCTAGCTCACTATGACCTACCCCCTAGCTCACTATGACCTACCCCCCTAGTTCACAGTGAGCTATATAGTATAAAGAATATTATTTATATTATTTAATTATAGTATTGGTGGAACTCATTTCCTAGGTAGGTAGGAAACCACTTCCTAGGTTACTTCCTAAATAGATCGGAAATCATTTCCTAGGTGTTATTTATACTTATCGGGTATCAGACTTGATAGGGGTAGTCATATCAAAGTTAATAGGGGTATCAATATTGATAGGGGTAACAGAATTCTGTGGGGGTAGTTCACTATGACCTACCCCTAGTTCACTGTGAGCTACCGTTACATTCAATCATCTTCCGATGTGTAATATCGTTACATTCAATAATTAGTCTATGTAACATATCGTTACTACCAACTTTCTTACAAAGAGCATTTCAGATAGCTGAATGTAACCTCTCGTTACATCCATTTGTCACATAGCACTCTGTGTAATGTCTTTCTATGTGTGTGCCATAATCCCCCTATATTCCCTGTGTAAATCATAGAATATCCCTAACTTATTCCTGTGTAATTCCATACTAAAAATTCAATGAAAAAGTAGCTTAAAAGAGCAATTCTTACTTTCTTCACTTTTACATCACTTTCGCAAAGCCTTGTGTAATGCGGCGTACAGAGCACCATCAGAAATTGTTGGCTAAAAATTGTTCTGCTTGTTTCTGAACGAGTTTTCTCGTTTGTGCAAATTTTAAAATTTATTTTGTTTTTACAGCCTTATTTCGTGTAATGCGTGGCATAGCAAGCCCTTTTCTTGTGTTGTCAAGGCATTTGGCAACGTTCAAACATCTGTTTAGAAATGCCAAATTGTTGATCTAACAAATAAACCTGTATAAACAGAACACCATTTAATCTATTCCCCTGTGTAATCCACTACATCACACGTTAAAAACAAAAAACCTTTAATTATATTTCATAGCATACAAAAGTCAATAGAAGCCCTTTCGTGCTCCTACGTAAAAAATCCATCACTTTTCCCCTGATACATCAATTCAAGGCGTTCTATGTGTTCCTTAGTGCATATTACGTTTATTATGTTAAATGGATTTTGGCCTATATTTTGACCTGTACCCGCATAAACACTGGTTTCATCGCTTACAGCCCTTGTGAGACGTGGTGCTGTTTCTAGCATCTGATCCGACATAAAACCGATCATTCTCGTGTTTAGTGAAAGTTTAGTGAGAGACATTACAGAAAGGCTTTCTGTGTAATGATTTAATAGGTAAAAACGATGTTGATTACGCAAGAAAATTCCTTGCTGATATTTGGGGATTCTGGATTTTCCAGATCGGGGGGCGCTGAAAATCGCGTTAAGCACCTCTCGCAATCTAGCCATAAGGGAAGGGATATAGGTATTTAGATGTATTTATAGCTATTTATGGCTATTTATTTTTTATTTACCTTTATTTAAAAATAACCTTATAAATCAATAATATACAGAACTATCTGTTTATATTTTAAACAATTAAATCAAGTTTAATACCCTTAAATAACCTGAAAATAGCCTTAAATACCCCAATAATTAATTTTAAGGTTTTCCGTGTTCTCTTCTGCATTATGAAAATGCAAAATAAGGCACAAAACAAGCTCACAGACGCATTAAACACACATCACCTATACATCCCTATACCAAGCAATGAAAACAGCGTTAGAATGCGTCCTGTTGCGTTTTAGAGAATCAGGGAGTATTTAAATTGATTTGAAGTGTTGCAGGGATAATTCATCAATACCCGCCACCTCTTCACGACGTGCGGCGTATGCTTGCTTCTCTTTCCACTGGTTATAGAAGTATGCTGCCTTTTCCCGCTTTGCTTCGTGTTTAAGGCACTTTGCTTTGATATCGTCTGGCAAGCTGTCAAATGTGCCGTCTTCTCTAGCCTTCTTTATCATTCTGGTTAATGCTGCTTTTTGCTGGCGGCGTAGTTTGGCTAGTTCTGCGGCTTTTGCTTTCTTTTCTTTGTAGGCGGCTTTCTTTGCTGATATCGCCATACATCCCCCATCATTCAAACTGTCTTAGATGCTTAAAATACCAGGAGGATTATTTTTAGACAATAGGAGCCATAAAGCGCCGTGATGGGTACATCAACAAAAGCGCCGGAGGCGTATCATCATCTTTTCAGCGGTAGCGATCAGTAAGTCAGGTGTACATTATCGGATGCACGAGCCGGGGTAGAGCTGCACTCTTTCGCGATGCAGTTACGGTTTTATGAAGAGGTGGGGCTTTAAATCCACATATACACTTAAAAACACTCTTCCCATCATTCGCCTGTTTATCCCGCGCTGAGGTCGTCGCAAGCGCCGCCGTCGATGACATTACAATGCCTGGGTAGGCTTTTCCTTCACGTTTGACTATCGCGGTGTGAGGTGTGCAACTGCCGCCACGTTGGTTATACTGCCATCTTCCCGTGTAACTCAACGTAACAGCTACAAGGGCGGATCACAGTGGTAGAACTCCTAAGCAAATTAAATAGGTAACTATTTAACTTGCTGACAGAGAAGACTTTTTTAGTCTTCTCCACTTGGGGAGATTCTGGAGCGGGCGAAGGGAATCGAACCCTCGTATAGAGCTTGGGAAGCTCTCGTTCTACCATTGAACTACGCCCGCTTTGAGATGCGTAAGGCATTATAAACCTTACGCTCTTCTTAGCAAGTGCCTTGCTACTGACTGCTGATTAATTCACCATCAGCACTTTGGTTTGCTGCCCTGTGGCGGCAAGTAGCGCAAAGGATCAATCGCCGTAGCACGGTAACGAATCTGGAAATGTAACCGCACGGATTCAGCATCCGTACTGCCCATCGTCGCTATCTTTTGCCCAGCCTTAACATTTTGCCCATTGTTTACCAGCATCGTGTCGTTATGAGCGTAGGCAGTGATGTAATCTTCACTGTGTTTAATCATGATGAGATTACCGTAGCCACGTAATTGGTTACCGACATACACAACCTTGCCGGCGCCAGCTGCATATATTGGTGTCCCGCGCGCTGCAGCAATATCAATCCCTTTATTGCCGCCATCCGCCATTGAGTAAGGCATGATAACTTTTCCACTCGCTGGCCATATCCAGCAGCGTTGTCCGACGGGTGGCCATGAAGATTTCGGAACCACTGGCGGTGGAGTGACTGACGCTGTTTTCGTCGTTGATTTGGCTGTATATTTTCGCGAACTGCGGTTACTTTTCGCCCCACCAAGCTTCAACTTTTGACCAACTTCGATGGTATAGGGTGGAGAAATGCCGTTGAGTCGGGCAAGTTCTTTTACGCTTGTTCCCGTGGTGCGTGAAATACGATAAAGCGTATCCCCCCGTTTCACGGTGTAAACGGAGCCGGAATACGTTCCTGTGTCTGATGATTTGCTACCAGAACAGCCCGCCAGAAGCAGCCCTGCCGATAACAGCATCACGATACCCAGCGTTTTTTTATTCGGGCGTCCTGCGCTCAAAATCTTTCCTCGCTCAAAAAACAAGACGCTATATCATAGCAGCCACCTGTCAGATACCCAATCCATTGCTCGGAAAATGGATGTACAAATCAAGAATTGTGAATGAATCCATTAGGATAGCGATCCCCCATTTGCACATCGTCATAACGAAAAAGAGAGCCCCCTGAGTGTCGCCTAATATTCATTTATCACAATGATTTTTATCACACTCATATTGATACACTGCCCTCTCTTTCTTTGCTGATAAAAACGCATCATCCCTAGCGTTTTATTAACAACATCACACTTCCCTCCTCCCACCATGTTTATAGTCGTTTCTGGCGTAATTCTTGCCTGCAAAGACTAAATCATTGCCATAAGAACCAAATGTTCAAATCAAGGGGATTTCTATGGAAGCGCGGGAAGCAACCGCTACAGGTGAATCATGTATGCGCGTAGATGCCATTGCTAAGGTTACCGGGCGGGCACGATATACAGATGATTATGTTATGGCAGGCATGTGTTACGCAAAATATGTACGTAGCCCTATCGCACATGGTTATGCCGTAAATATTAACGATGAAAAAGCCAGAAGCCTGCCGGGCGTACTGGCGATTTTTACCTGGGAAGATGTACCGAATATCCCATTCGCGACGGCAGGACATGCATGGACGCTTGACGAAAATAAACGCGATACCGCCGATCGCGCACTGTTAACCCGCCATGTTCGTCATCATGGTGATGCTGTTGCCATCGTCGTAGCCCGCGATGAGCTCACGGCAGAAAAAGCGGCGCAACTAGTCAGCATTGAGTGGCAAGAATTACCCGTTATCACCACGCCAGAAGCGGCACTGGCAGAAGACGCAGCACCAATCCATAACGGCGGCAATTTACTTAAACAAAGCATGATGTCGACAGGCAATGTCCAGCAAACAATCGATGCGGCAGATTACCAGATCGAGGGGCATTATCAGACACCGGTCATTCAGCATTGCCATATGGAAAGTGTGACCTCACTGGCATGGATGGAGGATGACTCGCGAATTACCATCGTCTCCAGTACGCAGATCCCGCACATTGTTCGCCGTGTTGTCGGTCAGGCGCTGGATATTCCCTGGTCATGTGTGCGAGTCATCAAACCGTTTGTCGGTGGCGGTTTTGGTAATAAACAGGATGTGCTGGAAGAGCCCATGGCGGCATTCCTGACCAGCAAGCTCGGTGGTATTCCGGTGAAAGTTTCCCTTAGCCGTGAAGAGTGTTTTCTCGCAACCCGAACCCGCCACGCCTTTACCATTGATGGGCAAATGGGCGTGAACCGTGATGGTACGTTGAAAGGTTATAGTCTGGATGTTCTGTCCAACACCGGCGCTTACGCCTCTCACGGTCACTCCATCGCTTCCGCAGGCGGTAATAAAGTCGCTTACCTTTATCCTCGTTGTGCTTACGCTTACAGTTCAAAGACCTGCTATACCAATCTGCCCTCGGCTGGCGCGATGCGCGGTTATGGTGCACCGCAAGTCGTTTTTGCTGTCGAATCAATGCTGGATGACGCCGCTACCGCGCTGGAACTAGACCCAGTAGAAATTCGTTTACGTAATGCCGCTCGTGAAGGCGATGCAAATCCACTCACGGGCAAGCGTATTTACAGCGCCGGATTACCAGAGTGTCTGGAAAAAGGACGAGAAATCTTTGAATGGGAAAAACGCCGTGCAGAGTGTCAGAACCAGCAAGGCAATTTACGGCGAGGCGTTGGTGTTGCCTGTTTTAGCTACACCTCTAACACCTGGCCTGTTGGTGTAGAAATCGCTGGCGCACGCCTGTTGATGAATCAGGATGGAACCATCAACGTGCAAAGCGGTGCGACGGAAATCGGTCAGGGTGCCGACACCGTGTTCTCGCAAATGGTGGCGGAAACTGTGGGTGTCCCGGTCAGCGATGTCCGCGTAATTTCGACACAAGACACCGACGTTACACCCTTCGACCCCGGTGCGTTTGCGTCACGGCAGAGCTATGTTGCCGCGCCAGCGTTGCGCAGTGCGGCGTTGCTATTGAAAGAGAAAATCATCGCTCACGCCGCAGTCATGCTACATCAGTCAGCGATGAATCTAACCTTGATAAAAGGCCATATCGTGCTGGTTGAAAGACCGGAAGAGCCATTGTTGTCATTAAAAGATCTGGCAATGGATGCGTTTTATCATCCCGAGCGTGGCGGACAGCTTTCTGCAGAAAGCTCCATCAAAACCACCACGAACCCACCAGCGTTTGGCTGTACCTTTGTTGATCTGACGGTCGATATCGCGCTGTGCAAAGTCACTATCAACCGCATCCTCAATGTTCATGATTCGGGGCATATTCTTAATCCGCTGCTGGCAGAAGGCCAGGTACACGGCGGGATGGGAATGGGCATTGGCTGGGCGCTATTTGAAGAGATGATCATCGACGCGAAAAGCGGTGTGGTACGTAACCCAAATCTGCTGGATTACAAAATGCCGACCATGCCAGATCTGCCACAACTGGAAAGCGCGTTCGTCGAAATCAATGAACCGCAATCCGCATACGGACATAAGTCACTGGGTGAGCCTCCGATCATTCCTGTTGCCGCAGCTATTCGTAACGCGGTGAAGATGGCTACCGGTGTTGCAATCAATACACTGCCGCTGACGCCAAAACGGTTATACGAAGAGTTCCATCTGGCAGGATTGATTTGAGGATAACATCATGTTTGATTTTGCTTCTTACCATCGCGCGACCACCATTGCCGATGCCATCAACCTGCTGACCCACAATCCGCAGGCAAAACTGCTCGCCGGTGGCACTGACGTACTGATTCAGCTCCACCATCACAATGACCGTTATCGCCATATTGTTGATATCCACAATCTGGCGGAGCTTCGGGGGATTACGCTGGAGGAAGACGGCGCGCTGCGAATCGGCTCCGCGACGACATTTACTCAGCTCATTGAAGATCCGTTAACCCAGCGTCATCTTCCGGCGTTATGTGCTGCGGCTTCGTCAATTGCCGGGCCACAGATCCGTAATGTCGCTACCTACGGTGGAAATATTTGCAACGGTGCCACTAGCGCAGATTCCGCCACGCCAACGCTGATTTATGAGGCGAAGCTGGAGATCCACTCACCGCGAGGAGTTCGTTTTGTCCCGATAAATGGCTTTCACACCGGGCCGGGCAAAGTATCTCTTGAGCATGACGAAATCCTTGTCGCCTTTCATTTTCCGCCGCAACCGAAAGAACATGCTGGTAGCGCGCATTTTAAATATGCCATGCGCGACGCGATGGATATTTCAACGATTGGCTGCGCCGCACATTGTCGGCTGGATAATGGAAGTTTCAGTGAATTACGCCTGGCATTTGGTGTTGCCGCTCCAACGCCGATTCGCTGCCAACATGCTGAACAGGCTGCACAAAACGCGCCACTGAACCTGCAAACGCTGGAAGCCATCAGCGAGTCTGTCCTGCAAGACGTCGCCCCGCGTTCCTCATGGCGTGCGAGTAAAGAGTTTCGTCTGCATCTTATCCAGACGATGACCAAAAAAGTCATTAGCGAAGCCGTCGCTGCGGCAGGGGGAAAACTGCAATGAACCACAGCGAAACAATTACCATTGAATGCGTCATTAACGGAATGCCTTTTCAGCTCCGCGCCGCGCCGGGTATGCCGCTTTCAGAACTGCTCCGTGAACAAGGATTACTTAGCGTCAAACAAGGATGCTGCGTTGGAGAATGCGGCGCGTGTACTGTGCTGGTTGATGGCACCGCGATAGATAGCTGCTTATACCTTGCCACCTGGGCTGAAGGAAAAGAGATCCGCACACTGGAAGGCGAAGCAAAAGGCGGCAAACTTTCTCATGTACAACAGGCTTATGCGAAATCAGGCGCGGTACAGTGTGGCTTTTGTACGCCCGGGTTGATTATGGCCACCACGGCAATGCTGGCAAAACCACGCGAGAAACCATTAACTATTACGGAAATTCGTCGCGGCCTGGCGGGAAATCTTTGTCGCTGCACCGGTTATCAGATGATTGTGAATACAGTGCTGGACTGCGAGGAAACGAAGTAAAACGAAATCCGGCCTGAATGCAGGCCGGATTTACGGCGGTTACGCGCTTAACAATTCATATTTTTTAATCTTACGATAGAGCGTAGCAATGCCGATGCCCAGTTCATCAGCGACTTGCTTCTTGCTGTTATGACGTGAAAGCGCCTCGCGGATCATCTGTTTTTCCATCTCCTCCAGCGCCGTACCACCAGCATCATCAAGTGCCAAATGTGCTTCGC
It encodes:
- the actS gene encoding amidase activator ActS, translated to MSAGRPNKKTLGIVMLLSAGLLLAGCSGSKSSDTGTYSGSVYTVKRGDTLYRISRTTGTSVKELARLNGISPPYTIEVGQKLKLGGAKSNRSSRKYTAKSTTKTASVTPPPVVPKSSWPPVGQRCWIWPASGKVIMPYSMADGGNKGIDIAAARGTPIYAAGAGKVVYVGNQLRGYGNLIMIKHSEDYITAYAHNDTMLVNNGQNVKAGQKIATMGSTDAESVRLHFQIRYRATAIDPLRYLPPQGSKPKC
- the xdhA gene encoding xanthine dehydrogenase molybdenum-binding subunit XdhA, with product MEAREATATGESCMRVDAIAKVTGRARYTDDYVMAGMCYAKYVRSPIAHGYAVNINDEKARSLPGVLAIFTWEDVPNIPFATAGHAWTLDENKRDTADRALLTRHVRHHGDAVAIVVARDELTAEKAAQLVSIEWQELPVITTPEAALAEDAAPIHNGGNLLKQSMMSTGNVQQTIDAADYQIEGHYQTPVIQHCHMESVTSLAWMEDDSRITIVSSTQIPHIVRRVVGQALDIPWSCVRVIKPFVGGGFGNKQDVLEEPMAAFLTSKLGGIPVKVSLSREECFLATRTRHAFTIDGQMGVNRDGTLKGYSLDVLSNTGAYASHGHSIASAGGNKVAYLYPRCAYAYSSKTCYTNLPSAGAMRGYGAPQVVFAVESMLDDAATALELDPVEIRLRNAAREGDANPLTGKRIYSAGLPECLEKGREIFEWEKRRAECQNQQGNLRRGVGVACFSYTSNTWPVGVEIAGARLLMNQDGTINVQSGATEIGQGADTVFSQMVAETVGVPVSDVRVISTQDTDVTPFDPGAFASRQSYVAAPALRSAALLLKEKIIAHAAVMLHQSAMNLTLIKGHIVLVERPEEPLLSLKDLAMDAFYHPERGGQLSAESSIKTTTNPPAFGCTFVDLTVDIALCKVTINRILNVHDSGHILNPLLAEGQVHGGMGMGIGWALFEEMIIDAKSGVVRNPNLLDYKMPTMPDLPQLESAFVEINEPQSAYGHKSLGEPPIIPVAAAIRNAVKMATGVAINTLPLTPKRLYEEFHLAGLI
- the xdhB gene encoding xanthine dehydrogenase FAD-binding subunit XdhB, whose amino-acid sequence is MFDFASYHRATTIADAINLLTHNPQAKLLAGGTDVLIQLHHHNDRYRHIVDIHNLAELRGITLEEDGALRIGSATTFTQLIEDPLTQRHLPALCAAASSIAGPQIRNVATYGGNICNGATSADSATPTLIYEAKLEIHSPRGVRFVPINGFHTGPGKVSLEHDEILVAFHFPPQPKEHAGSAHFKYAMRDAMDISTIGCAAHCRLDNGSFSELRLAFGVAAPTPIRCQHAEQAAQNAPLNLQTLEAISESVLQDVAPRSSWRASKEFRLHLIQTMTKKVISEAVAAAGGKLQ
- the xdhC gene encoding xanthine dehydrogenase iron sulfur-binding subunit XdhC — protein: MNHSETITIECVINGMPFQLRAAPGMPLSELLREQGLLSVKQGCCVGECGACTVLVDGTAIDSCLYLATWAEGKEIRTLEGEAKGGKLSHVQQAYAKSGAVQCGFCTPGLIMATTAMLAKPREKPLTITEIRRGLAGNLCRCTGYQMIVNTVLDCEETK